A genomic stretch from Gardnerella leopoldii includes:
- a CDS encoding ParB/RepB/Spo0J family partition protein produces the protein MSGNKSRLGKGLGALFPALPGEDALADASNNLQFNVSHETEKSESVDSQLEKQAKVSRETLHKDNNQSKNVSHETKVPSMSNSIAPHVDKNNNKIKNVSRETVPSIHTNKHSHKRSTMPSLGDVTRPMDFFFGDSASTTFMSSKTKNNEENAFGEKNKAVEKSNKTAKNEPLKPVKGGYLAYLKPLDIVPNAHQPRTIFDEDELRELASSIKEVGVLQPIVVRPIVDADKNDEQIAHYELIMGERRWRASQLAELDTVPAIVRTTADENMLRDALLENLHRVALNPLEEAAAYSQMIDDFGLTQIQLSQSVSKSRPQIANTLRLLNLPASVQKHVASGVLSAGHARALLGLENPEDMESLAKRIIAEGLSVRSTEEIVSLKNEDTSHGAVRTRVRRNNQWSSSPVRKQLEEHFATKVSIKGTENHGRIEIVFSSPEEMQRIIGLLVDGNGKN, from the coding sequence ATGAGTGGAAATAAGTCTCGCCTGGGTAAAGGTTTAGGCGCTTTGTTCCCAGCTTTGCCTGGCGAGGATGCGCTTGCCGATGCGTCTAATAATTTGCAATTTAATGTTTCGCATGAAACAGAAAAATCCGAATCTGTGGATAGTCAATTAGAAAAACAAGCAAAAGTTTCACGTGAAACGTTACATAAAGATAATAATCAATCAAAAAATGTTTCACATGAAACAAAGGTCCCTAGTATGAGCAATTCAATTGCTCCTCATGTGGATAAGAATAATAACAAAATAAAGAATGTTTCACGTGAAACCGTGCCGTCAATTCATACTAACAAGCATTCTCACAAACGTTCAACTATGCCATCTCTTGGAGATGTCACTAGACCTATGGATTTCTTTTTTGGAGATTCAGCATCGACTACATTTATGTCATCTAAGACAAAAAATAATGAAGAAAATGCTTTTGGCGAAAAAAATAAAGCTGTTGAAAAATCGAATAAAACCGCAAAAAATGAGCCTTTGAAGCCAGTAAAAGGCGGATATTTAGCTTATCTTAAGCCGCTAGATATTGTTCCTAATGCGCATCAACCGCGAACAATTTTTGATGAAGATGAGCTGCGAGAACTTGCATCATCTATTAAAGAAGTTGGCGTTTTACAGCCTATAGTTGTGCGACCTATTGTTGATGCCGATAAAAATGATGAACAAATTGCACATTATGAACTTATTATGGGTGAAAGAAGATGGCGTGCTTCTCAGCTAGCTGAACTTGATACAGTTCCAGCGATTGTGCGCACAACTGCTGATGAAAATATGTTAAGAGATGCATTGCTTGAAAATCTTCATCGCGTTGCTCTTAATCCTCTTGAAGAAGCGGCAGCATATTCTCAGATGATAGATGATTTTGGTTTAACACAGATTCAGCTTTCTCAGTCTGTATCAAAATCACGTCCACAAATTGCTAATACTTTAAGACTTCTCAATCTTCCTGCTAGCGTGCAAAAACATGTCGCCTCAGGCGTGCTTTCTGCAGGTCACGCACGAGCACTACTTGGCTTGGAAAATCCAGAAGATATGGAAAGTCTAGCTAAGCGCATTATTGCAGAAGGATTGTCAGTTCGTAGTACTGAAGAGATTGTTTCGTTGAAGAATGAAGATACATCTCATGGAGCAGTACGTACGCGTGTGCGTCGCAATAATCAGTGGTCTTCTTCGCCTGTGCGCAAGCAGCTTGAGGAGCATTTTGCTACCAAAGTTTCTATTAAGGGCACAGAAAATCATGGTCGCATTGAAATCGTATTTTCTTCTCCTGAAGAAATGCAACGAATTATTGGTTTACTTGTTGATGGGAATGGTAAAAACTAG
- the trxB gene encoding thioredoxin-disulfide reductase — MENKLRKVIIIGSGPAGYTAAIYLGRAGYKPLVIAGALTPGGQLMNTTEVENYPGFPEGILGPDLMESMQKQAEKFGAEVLLNDVTSVDFKSAVKLVTTDDGITYGSDAVIVSTGSQVRKLGVPGELEYSGRGVSYCATCDGFFFRGKPITVVGGGDSAFEEALFLTRFGSSVTLIHRRNEFRASKIMVDRAKENEKIKFITNSVVDEVHGNDVEATSLTVRNVITGETQEVESAGLFVAIGHTPATKFLNGQLKLNEDGTIVVDGATTRTSVEGVFAAGDVVDNMYRQAISAAGMGCRAALDAQTYLNEKYS, encoded by the coding sequence ATGGAAAATAAACTTCGAAAAGTTATCATAATTGGATCCGGACCTGCAGGATACACTGCTGCAATATATTTGGGTCGCGCTGGGTACAAACCACTTGTTATTGCTGGAGCTCTTACTCCAGGCGGTCAATTGATGAACACAACGGAAGTAGAGAATTATCCAGGATTCCCAGAAGGTATTTTAGGCCCTGACTTAATGGAATCTATGCAAAAACAAGCTGAAAAGTTTGGCGCAGAAGTATTGTTGAACGATGTCACTTCTGTAGACTTTAAGAGCGCTGTAAAGCTCGTTACTACCGATGACGGTATAACTTATGGGTCCGACGCAGTTATTGTCTCTACGGGTTCGCAAGTGCGCAAATTGGGTGTTCCGGGAGAACTCGAGTACTCCGGCAGAGGTGTATCTTATTGTGCAACTTGCGACGGCTTCTTCTTCCGAGGAAAACCAATTACTGTAGTTGGTGGGGGAGATTCTGCTTTTGAAGAAGCATTATTCCTCACGCGATTTGGTTCTTCTGTTACTTTAATCCACCGCAGAAATGAGTTCCGCGCTTCAAAGATTATGGTTGACAGAGCAAAAGAGAACGAAAAAATCAAATTTATTACAAATAGTGTTGTAGATGAAGTGCACGGCAACGATGTAGAAGCTACTTCACTTACTGTTCGCAATGTTATTACGGGAGAAACTCAAGAAGTTGAGTCAGCCGGATTGTTTGTGGCAATTGGTCACACTCCTGCAACAAAGTTCTTAAACGGCCAATTAAAGCTTAATGAAGATGGAACGATTGTTGTTGATGGCGCAACTACTCGCACTTCTGTTGAAGGCGTTTTTGCTGCTGGAGATGTTGTCGACAACATGTATCGTCAAGCAATTTCTGCAGCAGGAATGGGATGCAGAGCAGCTCTTGATGCTCAAACTTATCTCAACGAAAAATATAGCTAA